In one Armatimonadota bacterium genomic region, the following are encoded:
- the serS gene encoding serine--tRNA ligase: MLDRKLIRENPDLVRAGSLRKGVDAPVDQFLALDAEWRATIHDLELKKAEMNRLSKSIGQLMGQGDKAGADAAKAQTGELKEAIKALEPKVKEQEDALRDLELRFPNLPHETVPDGKTADDNAEIRTWGQQPTGTFKPHQEIAEELQLVDFAAGAKVSGSGFVVYTGWGAKLVRALISFMLDFQTEQNGYKEVYPPALVLTESLVGTGNLPKFAEDLYQTSDDLWLIPTAEVPVTNLLRDEILEPWMMPVKYAAYTPCFRKEAGAAGRDTRGILRMHQFDKVELVKFVRPETSYDHLEELVADAEGVLQALGLHYRVLLLCAGDMGDKGSKCYDLEVWAPGEGRYLEVSSCTNFEAYQSRRANIRFRPEPGAAPEFAHILNGSGLAVPRLMVALLETYRQPDGSVLIPEPLQRYMGTDVIPVPVGS, translated from the coding sequence ATGCTCGACCGCAAACTTATCCGCGAAAACCCCGACCTCGTGCGGGCCGGATCCCTGCGAAAAGGGGTGGATGCCCCGGTCGACCAATTCCTGGCCCTGGATGCCGAATGGCGGGCAACCATCCACGACCTGGAACTCAAAAAGGCCGAAATGAACCGCCTCAGCAAGTCCATCGGCCAACTGATGGGGCAAGGCGACAAGGCCGGGGCCGATGCCGCCAAGGCCCAAACCGGCGAACTGAAGGAAGCCATCAAGGCGTTGGAACCAAAGGTCAAGGAGCAAGAAGATGCCCTGCGCGACCTGGAGCTCAGATTCCCCAACCTCCCCCACGAAACTGTCCCTGACGGCAAAACTGCCGACGACAACGCCGAAATCAGGACATGGGGGCAGCAGCCTACCGGAACGTTCAAACCCCACCAAGAAATCGCCGAAGAGCTCCAATTGGTCGATTTTGCCGCCGGGGCCAAAGTTAGCGGCTCGGGATTTGTGGTTTACACCGGTTGGGGCGCCAAGCTCGTCCGGGCGCTCATCAGTTTCATGCTCGACTTTCAGACCGAGCAGAACGGCTACAAAGAAGTGTATCCCCCGGCACTGGTCTTGACCGAGAGCCTGGTGGGAACGGGCAATTTGCCCAAGTTCGCCGAAGACCTCTACCAAACCAGCGACGACCTCTGGCTGATCCCCACTGCCGAAGTCCCGGTCACCAACCTTCTGCGGGATGAGATTTTGGAACCGTGGATGATGCCGGTCAAATATGCCGCATACACGCCGTGTTTCCGCAAGGAGGCCGGGGCCGCCGGCCGCGACACCCGCGGGATTTTGCGCATGCACCAATTCGACAAGGTGGAGTTGGTCAAGTTCGTCCGCCCCGAAACCAGCTACGACCACCTGGAGGAGCTTGTGGCCGACGCCGAAGGAGTCCTGCAGGCCCTGGGGCTCCATTACCGGGTTTTATTGCTCTGTGCCGGCGACATGGGGGACAAAGGTTCGAAATGCTACGACTTGGAAGTCTGGGCACCGGGAGAAGGCCGATACCTCGAAGTCAGCAGTTGCACCAACTTCGAGGCTTACCAATCGCGGAGGGCCAACATCCGGTTCCGGCCCGAACCGGGGGCGGCTCCGGAATTTGCCCACATCCTCAACGGATCCGGACTTGCCGTGCCCCGGCTGATGGTGGCCCTGCTCGAAACCTATCGGCAACCTGATGGATCGGTTTTGATCCCCGAGCCGCTTCAACGGTATATGGGTACGGATGTGATCCCAGTTCCGGTCGGGAGTTGA
- a CDS encoding Rne/Rng family ribonuclease: MKKQTTRSRSRSPKTTTGRPVRATAATRSRAPGQIDIVVNSANRETRIALLEDGKLMEYRVEREERVVGSIFKGIVQNVLPGMDAAFVDIGLERNAFLYVGDIVPEEGDDTSPASVKRSELRRRKIKELIRPGQELMVQVTKGPRGTKGARVTTRISLPGRYVVLVPEGGHLGVSRKIEDRKERERLRKIGERLLTTNFGLIMRTECEGRTEAELRADVLFLQQLWIQVLEAAKKLRAPAVVHRDQTLLYRTIRDVFGDEIDRLVIDDPDEYEKVSLVAGMVAPKLKDKIVLYDKEEPVFDHYKIEKDLDDLMEHHVRLRSGGYLVIDQMEALTAIDINTGKQVGSKSLNDTILKTNMEAADEVCRQLRLRDMGGIIVIDFIDMEDENDKKKLLDHFTKGLERDRARTRVGKVSSLGLVEITRKRTGESVTELITTVCPTCEGRARIPSVDTISLWIEREMRRRVGEPGNAFAIHCHPAVVENVIGADGEGIEELEHELRRGLYLRANFDFEIDEFEVMGGTIEEFDAEHMGFRRTQVVECNVRSSHAEGDARAIGWTDKGYYVELLDGHDLVGSRVKVVFQDIRRAFAVADVVIPGKGALRG; encoded by the coding sequence GTGAAAAAACAGACAACCCGGAGCCGGAGCCGCTCCCCCAAAACAACGACCGGCCGCCCCGTGCGCGCCACTGCCGCCACCCGCAGCCGGGCTCCCGGCCAAATCGACATCGTCGTGAACTCGGCGAACCGCGAAACCCGGATCGCCCTCCTTGAAGACGGCAAGCTGATGGAGTACCGCGTTGAGCGGGAAGAACGCGTCGTGGGCTCGATTTTCAAAGGCATCGTCCAAAACGTCCTGCCGGGGATGGATGCGGCATTTGTCGACATCGGCTTGGAGCGCAACGCCTTCCTCTACGTCGGCGACATCGTTCCTGAAGAAGGCGACGACACCAGCCCGGCCAGCGTCAAGCGCAGCGAACTGCGCCGCCGCAAGATCAAAGAATTGATTCGGCCCGGGCAAGAGCTCATGGTCCAAGTGACCAAGGGCCCTCGGGGCACAAAGGGCGCCCGGGTCACAACGCGCATCAGCCTGCCGGGCCGCTATGTCGTGTTGGTTCCCGAAGGCGGCCATTTGGGCGTCAGCCGCAAGATCGAAGACCGAAAGGAGCGCGAACGGCTCCGCAAGATCGGCGAAAGGCTGCTCACCACCAACTTCGGGCTCATCATGCGCACCGAATGCGAGGGCCGCACGGAAGCCGAACTCCGCGCCGATGTCCTGTTTTTGCAACAGCTTTGGATTCAAGTTTTGGAAGCGGCCAAAAAGCTTCGGGCCCCGGCCGTAGTCCACCGCGACCAAACCCTCCTTTACCGGACGATCCGCGACGTTTTTGGCGACGAGATCGACCGGCTTGTCATCGACGACCCCGACGAGTACGAAAAAGTCTCGTTGGTGGCTGGGATGGTGGCCCCCAAGCTGAAGGACAAAATCGTGCTCTACGACAAGGAAGAGCCCGTTTTTGACCATTACAAGATCGAGAAAGACCTCGACGACCTGATGGAGCACCACGTGCGGCTCCGGAGCGGTGGCTACCTGGTCATCGACCAGATGGAGGCGTTGACCGCGATCGACATCAACACCGGCAAGCAGGTCGGCAGTAAGAGCCTAAACGACACCATCCTCAAGACCAACATGGAGGCCGCCGATGAGGTGTGCCGCCAGCTGCGGCTCCGAGATATGGGCGGCATCATCGTCATCGACTTCATCGACATGGAAGATGAAAACGATAAGAAAAAGCTCCTTGACCATTTCACAAAGGGGTTGGAGCGGGACCGGGCCCGCACCCGGGTCGGCAAAGTCTCTAGCCTGGGGTTGGTTGAAATCACCCGCAAGCGCACCGGGGAAAGCGTGACCGAATTGATCACTACCGTCTGCCCGACTTGCGAGGGACGGGCGAGGATCCCGAGCGTGGACACTATCAGCTTGTGGATCGAGCGCGAAATGCGACGCCGGGTCGGCGAACCCGGCAACGCCTTTGCCATCCATTGCCACCCTGCCGTGGTTGAAAATGTGATCGGGGCCGACGGGGAGGGGATTGAAGAATTGGAGCACGAACTCCGGCGGGGCCTTTACCTGCGCGCGAACTTTGATTTTGAAATCGACGAGTTCGAGGTGATGGGGGGCACGATCGAAGAATTCGATGCCGAGCACATGGGGTTCCGACGCACCCAGGTTGTCGAGTGCAATGTGCGGTCATCCCATGCCGAAGGTGATGCCCGGGCAATCGGATGGACCGACAAAGGCTATTACGTCGAACTCCTCGATGGGCACGACCTCGTCGGCAGCCGGGTGAAAGTGGTTTTCCAAGACATCCGCCGGGCCTTTGCCGTTGCGGATGTCGTCATTCCGGGCAAAGGCGCGTTGCGGGGTTAG
- a CDS encoding aminopeptidase: protein MLDPRVTQLAELICGHSTSLGPADSVLIHAFDIPEECVAEFVRVAQSKGAKVALRLESNRIRRQLMHGMTEANADMIAEIELHEMKQMTAYISLRGGHNSAELSDVPSATNAMWQTRYGIPVVHGQRVPHTKWAALRWPNPSMAQMASMPTDAFEDFYFRVCTLDYKKMERAAKPLSELMDRTDRVRLVGPGTDLSFSIKGIGSKSCHGERNIPDGECFSCPVKDSVNGVVQYNTVSLYQGKDFKDIRFEVKDGKIIDATAGALTQELNDILDTDEGGRYFGEWSLGYNPHVLHPMRDTLFDEKIAGSFHLTPGNAYEGPGGNNNHSAIHWDIVCIQRPEYGGGEVWFDDVLIRKDGLFTLPELAGLNPDQLGN from the coding sequence ATGCTGGACCCCCGCGTCACCCAACTTGCCGAACTGATCTGCGGCCATTCGACCTCCCTCGGACCTGCGGACAGCGTGCTCATCCACGCATTCGACATCCCCGAAGAATGCGTCGCCGAATTCGTCCGGGTCGCCCAATCCAAAGGAGCAAAGGTGGCCCTCAGGCTCGAATCCAACCGGATCCGGCGACAATTGATGCACGGGATGACCGAAGCGAACGCCGATATGATCGCAGAGATCGAACTGCACGAGATGAAGCAGATGACCGCCTACATCTCACTCCGGGGCGGGCACAACTCCGCCGAACTCAGCGACGTCCCCTCCGCGACCAACGCCATGTGGCAAACCCGGTACGGCATCCCCGTGGTCCACGGCCAGCGGGTTCCCCACACCAAATGGGCCGCCCTCCGGTGGCCCAACCCCAGCATGGCCCAGATGGCTTCCATGCCGACCGATGCGTTTGAGGACTTTTACTTCCGGGTTTGCACTCTGGATTACAAAAAAATGGAGCGGGCCGCAAAGCCCCTCTCCGAACTCATGGACAGGACGGATCGGGTCAGGCTGGTCGGCCCTGGGACTGACCTGAGCTTCAGCATCAAGGGAATCGGATCCAAAAGCTGCCATGGCGAGCGGAACATCCCCGACGGTGAGTGCTTTAGCTGCCCGGTCAAAGATTCCGTGAATGGCGTGGTGCAATACAACACGGTCAGCCTCTACCAAGGTAAAGATTTCAAAGACATCCGGTTCGAAGTCAAGGACGGCAAGATCATTGATGCCACGGCGGGCGCCTTGACCCAGGAGCTGAACGACATTCTGGACACCGACGAAGGCGGACGGTACTTTGGCGAATGGAGCCTGGGATACAACCCGCACGTCCTCCATCCGATGCGAGACACCCTCTTCGACGAGAAAATCGCCGGATCATTCCACCTAACGCCGGGCAATGCCTACGAAGGCCCCGGCGGGAACAACAACCACAGTGCCATTCACTGGGACATCGTTTGCATCCAGCGGCCCGAATATGGGGGCGGCGAGGTGTGGTTCGACGACGTGCTGATCCGCAAAGACGGCTTGTTCACGTTGCCCGAGTTGGCCGGATTGAACCCCGACCAACTCGGGAACTGA
- a CDS encoding prepilin-type N-terminal cleavage/methylation domain-containing protein has translation MRNAFTLIELLVVIAIIAILAAILFPVFSQAKVAAKRTAYLSQSKQAGTAIIIYLSDYDDLMPLGTVPDLTQTIQPSYRNSANYSASPDNWCNLASQPTLQRESALVWHNATNPYRKNYEMLNPGNDRRTFSSGTLAGCFASGARVAEPKGSNFSYNGFLQGMSQNSFTAISKLTMIWPGMGTYTYDGFVAVSPRLNCPIQGVVCQYNPAGRPQDAPSGSAYGMAFEIEGPSWHAFGQGSVHVMADTSAKYIPYGNGNQSSGNERLRAQQPWQFLNSKGQIPAVPGAFIRGWIAGPTFYPAAFVPDNPFDGTTG, from the coding sequence ATGCGCAATGCATTCACCCTGATCGAACTGCTGGTCGTGATCGCGATCATCGCGATTTTGGCGGCGATCCTTTTCCCCGTCTTTTCGCAGGCAAAGGTCGCAGCCAAACGCACAGCCTATCTGTCCCAGTCCAAGCAGGCGGGGACGGCCATCATCATCTACCTTTCGGATTACGACGACCTGATGCCCCTGGGCACGGTGCCCGACCTCACCCAGACTATCCAGCCGAGCTACCGGAATTCTGCCAACTATTCGGCCAGTCCCGACAACTGGTGCAACTTGGCCAGCCAGCCGACCTTGCAACGGGAATCGGCCTTGGTTTGGCACAATGCCACCAACCCTTACCGTAAGAATTACGAAATGCTGAATCCGGGCAACGACCGCCGAACGTTCTCTTCGGGAACTCTGGCAGGGTGCTTTGCCTCCGGAGCCAGGGTCGCCGAGCCCAAAGGGTCCAATTTCAGCTACAACGGGTTTTTGCAGGGGATGAGCCAGAACTCGTTCACGGCCATCAGCAAACTCACGATGATTTGGCCCGGGATGGGGACATACACTTATGACGGCTTTGTGGCGGTGAGTCCCCGGCTCAACTGCCCGATCCAGGGTGTCGTTTGCCAATACAACCCAGCCGGAAGGCCGCAGGATGCGCCTTCAGGTTCGGCATATGGCATGGCCTTTGAGATCGAAGGCCCCTCTTGGCACGCCTTTGGTCAAGGATCGGTGCACGTGATGGCGGATACCAGCGCCAAGTACATTCCCTATGGCAACGGCAACCAATCGAGCGGGAACGAGAGGTTGCGGGCCCAACAGCCGTGGCAGTTCTTGAACAGCAAGGGCCAGATCCCGGCGGTTCCCGGCGCGTTCATCCGAGGGTGGATTGCCGGGCCGACTTTCTATCCGGCGGCTTTCGTCCCTGACAACCCATTTGACGGGACGACCGGTTGA
- a CDS encoding M42 family metallopeptidase produces the protein MPRFQIDTDYLASVLEDLINTPSPTGDTAWAVSFAQNELESLGATTFVTPKGALVAQYEGLKDDRPRALSAHVDTLGLMVAEIKANGRLRVSALNGIMWPTIESEGVTIQTQAGNGIRGSVVFVNGAAHVNREATTAARNADNLEIRIDERTNSAEETRLLGIEVGDFVYLDPRFEKSKSGFIRSRFLDDKACVACLIAALKALHQAGVSPAQRTHILISNYEEVGHGGMDSLPADLHEYLVLDMAVVGNGQTGSESHCTLCVKDSSGPYSKELNQKIMAVASRAGIDLKRDIYPHYGSDGSAYWRSGGTARVGLIGPGVDTSHGYERTHIDALKDTAQLIAEYLIEEE, from the coding sequence ATGCCCCGGTTCCAGATCGACACCGACTACCTTGCATCGGTGTTGGAAGACCTCATCAACACCCCCAGCCCAACCGGGGACACCGCGTGGGCGGTTTCGTTTGCCCAAAACGAACTCGAGAGCCTGGGGGCTACGACGTTTGTCACCCCCAAAGGTGCCTTGGTCGCCCAATACGAAGGGCTCAAAGACGACCGGCCCCGCGCCCTCAGCGCCCATGTCGACACCCTCGGGCTCATGGTCGCCGAAATCAAAGCCAACGGCCGGCTCCGGGTTTCGGCCCTCAACGGCATCATGTGGCCGACGATCGAAAGCGAAGGGGTCACCATCCAAACCCAAGCGGGCAACGGGATCAGGGGCAGCGTGGTCTTTGTCAACGGAGCCGCCCACGTCAACCGGGAGGCGACAACGGCCGCTCGGAACGCAGACAACCTTGAAATCCGGATCGACGAACGGACCAACTCCGCCGAAGAAACCCGGCTGCTGGGAATCGAAGTCGGGGATTTCGTCTATCTCGACCCTCGGTTCGAAAAAAGCAAATCCGGCTTCATCAGATCCCGGTTCTTGGACGACAAAGCCTGTGTCGCCTGCCTGATCGCCGCCCTCAAAGCCCTCCACCAAGCCGGGGTGAGCCCGGCCCAAAGAACCCACATCCTCATCAGCAACTACGAAGAAGTCGGGCACGGCGGCATGGACTCCTTGCCCGCCGACCTGCACGAATACCTGGTGCTGGACATGGCGGTTGTGGGCAACGGGCAGACCGGTTCCGAATCCCACTGCACCTTGTGCGTGAAAGATTCCAGCGGGCCATACAGCAAGGAACTGAACCAGAAGATCATGGCGGTAGCCAGCCGGGCCGGGATCGACTTGAAGCGGGATATCTACCCTCACTACGGCTCCGATGGAAGCGCCTATTGGCGGAGCGGGGGGACGGCGAGGGTCGGGCTCATTGGCCCCGGGGTCGACACGTCCCACGGTTACGAGCGCACACACATCGACGCCCTCAAAGACACGGCCCAACTGATTGCCGAATATTTGATCGAAGAAGAGTAA
- a CDS encoding WD40 repeat domain-containing protein: MMTAMTLAAGMAIGQTAPTLKKVKALDGVRAVCLAASPVDSRFVAGMENAQVRVMDAAGKAATVTFTGHAQPAYGAAISPDGKYVLSGDEQAKIFLWDAKTGKLIREYPRAKGHTRGIQSIAFSADGKQFVSVGKDDAVCLWNVSGGDPVAKVIGEPANYYGAGFTKAGSVFAGTQAEGLRLLAPKTLKTVQKMVLPGGQGANGFAMNRAGSRGVTCGRDGVVTVFDLVNKSRLKALTGHTDFVTAADFTPNGKFAATTSIDGTLRLWDMSLYKQVAEVDGRSYVGSPVAFTGDGKYMVSTNASDTVEIHIVSPAQPVAKAPKRR; the protein is encoded by the coding sequence ATGATGACAGCGATGACTTTGGCCGCGGGGATGGCGATAGGGCAAACCGCGCCCACCCTCAAAAAGGTAAAGGCCCTTGACGGCGTGAGGGCCGTTTGTTTGGCGGCGAGCCCTGTGGATAGCCGGTTTGTTGCTGGTATGGAAAATGCCCAAGTCAGGGTGATGGATGCCGCCGGAAAGGCCGCAACCGTCACGTTTACCGGGCATGCCCAACCCGCCTATGGCGCGGCAATCTCTCCTGATGGGAAGTATGTTCTTAGCGGTGATGAGCAGGCCAAGATCTTTTTGTGGGATGCCAAAACGGGCAAATTGATCCGCGAATACCCTCGGGCCAAGGGCCACACGCGGGGCATCCAATCAATCGCGTTTAGTGCCGATGGCAAACAGTTTGTTTCGGTGGGCAAAGATGACGCGGTTTGCCTGTGGAACGTCTCGGGTGGCGACCCGGTGGCAAAAGTGATCGGCGAGCCGGCCAACTATTACGGGGCGGGCTTCACCAAAGCCGGATCGGTTTTTGCCGGAACCCAAGCCGAAGGCCTCCGCTTGTTGGCACCCAAAACGCTGAAAACGGTACAAAAAATGGTTCTGCCCGGCGGCCAAGGGGCCAACGGCTTTGCGATGAACCGGGCGGGTAGCCGCGGCGTGACGTGCGGCCGGGACGGAGTGGTCACCGTTTTTGATCTGGTCAACAAAAGCCGCCTCAAAGCCTTGACCGGCCACACCGATTTTGTGACGGCAGCCGACTTCACCCCGAACGGAAAGTTCGCGGCGACGACTTCGATCGACGGAACCCTCCGGCTTTGGGATATGTCGCTTTACAAACAAGTGGCGGAAGTGGACGGCCGCAGTTATGTCGGATCCCCAGTGGCGTTCACTGGCGATGGCAAGTACATGGTCAGCACAAATGCCTCTGACACGGTGGAGATCCACATCGTGAGTCCAGCCCAGCCGGTGGCCAAAGCCCCCAAACGCCGCTGA
- a CDS encoding DUF1957 domain-containing protein: MSVGRFMLVLHSHMPYVLSHGKSPHGTDWLFESAAECYLPLLDVLERFRQQGIKPRWTVNVTPILGEQLDDPAFKSGFIDYCEEKIAFAQQDKEMFEAQGELWMTGLSAMWERWYRNAVIQFKHRCGQSITGSFQSFEEDGLIELITCGATHGYFPLAGTDESIQAQVKLAVATHTRRFGKAPRGIWLPECAYRPGYPWKAPAGDDAQVWDRKGVEQFLQESGIEYFFVDSHMIRGGEPLGTYWQKFPQLAELFARSKQLFTPPEEYRSEYEHYMIPEGVTVFARDPQSTVKVWSGDVGYPGNEYYLEFHKQQYPGRHKYWRISQDKANLGAKQPYDPWRAHELIAEHAEDFVNIVKGTLAQYRGLSGREGSLVAMYDTELFGHWWWEGPEFLYEVGCRMAAAEEIEMASGGDVLDAEPARHMIHLPEGSWGEGGYHNVWLNEDNIWTWEKLYPCQKRMRGLAQLNPSGKVKEVCEQAARELLLAEASDWQFLISTFSARDYAEARFADHIERFEKLADLAERLYGGGATSPEDEEYLADCQLKDAPFPELDLGFWARLDHPLVPPEAYGA; this comes from the coding sequence ACTGGCTGTTTGAAAGCGCGGCCGAGTGTTACCTCCCCCTCCTTGACGTTCTCGAACGGTTCCGCCAACAAGGCATCAAACCCCGCTGGACGGTGAACGTGACGCCGATCCTGGGTGAGCAGCTTGATGACCCCGCTTTCAAATCCGGGTTCATCGACTATTGCGAAGAGAAAATCGCCTTCGCCCAGCAGGACAAGGAGATGTTCGAAGCGCAGGGCGAGTTGTGGATGACCGGCCTTTCGGCGATGTGGGAGCGGTGGTACCGAAACGCCGTGATCCAGTTCAAGCACCGTTGCGGGCAATCAATCACGGGGAGTTTCCAGAGTTTTGAAGAAGATGGGTTGATCGAGTTGATCACGTGCGGGGCGACCCACGGGTATTTCCCTTTGGCGGGCACTGATGAGTCCATTCAGGCCCAAGTCAAGCTGGCTGTGGCCACCCACACCCGCCGTTTTGGCAAAGCCCCCCGCGGGATTTGGCTCCCCGAATGCGCCTACCGCCCTGGATATCCTTGGAAGGCGCCGGCGGGCGATGACGCACAGGTCTGGGATCGCAAAGGGGTCGAGCAGTTCCTGCAAGAAAGCGGGATTGAGTACTTTTTTGTGGACAGCCATATGATCCGGGGTGGCGAGCCGCTGGGGACGTATTGGCAAAAGTTTCCGCAGTTGGCCGAGCTTTTTGCCCGCAGCAAGCAATTGTTCACCCCGCCCGAAGAGTATCGGAGCGAATACGAGCATTACATGATTCCCGAAGGGGTGACCGTGTTCGCACGCGACCCCCAAAGCACGGTCAAGGTGTGGAGCGGAGATGTTGGATACCCCGGCAACGAGTACTACTTGGAGTTCCACAAGCAGCAGTACCCCGGCCGCCACAAGTACTGGCGCATCAGCCAGGACAAAGCCAACTTGGGGGCCAAGCAACCATACGACCCGTGGCGAGCGCACGAGCTCATCGCCGAGCATGCCGAAGACTTTGTGAACATCGTCAAAGGCACCCTGGCGCAATATCGGGGCCTTTCGGGTCGGGAGGGCAGTCTGGTTGCCATGTACGACACTGAATTGTTCGGCCACTGGTGGTGGGAAGGGCCGGAGTTCCTGTACGAAGTGGGATGCCGGATGGCCGCCGCCGAAGAAATCGAGATGGCGAGCGGGGGCGACGTTTTGGATGCCGAGCCCGCGCGCCACATGATCCACCTGCCCGAAGGCAGCTGGGGAGAGGGTGGTTACCACAACGTTTGGCTCAACGAGGACAACATTTGGACCTGGGAAAAGCTCTACCCCTGCCAAAAAAGGATGCGGGGGCTCGCCCAACTCAACCCATCCGGGAAAGTGAAAGAAGTGTGTGAGCAGGCGGCCCGCGAACTGCTGTTGGCCGAAGCCAGCGACTGGCAGTTCTTGATCTCGACCTTTTCTGCCCGGGATTACGCCGAAGCGCGTTTTGCTGACCACATCGAACGCTTTGAAAAGCTGGCGGACTTGGCTGAGCGTCTCTACGGCGGTGGCGCGACTTCCCCCGAGGACGAGGAATATTTGGCCGATTGCCAACTCAAAGATGCGCCATTCCCCGAACTGGATCTCGGGTTTTGGGCCCGATTGGACCACCCGCTCGTGCCGCCGGAGGCCTACGGGGCATGA